The following proteins are encoded in a genomic region of Papaver somniferum cultivar HN1 unplaced genomic scaffold, ASM357369v1 unplaced-scaffold_10, whole genome shotgun sequence:
- the LOC113326864 gene encoding uncharacterized protein LOC113326864, which produces MKFLSRHLTAAQENKSIPGIKVVALAPAINHMLFADDCFIFTQANISSVNNLLEVLHMFSSQSGQVINFDKSAVHFSKKTKPEVAATITNILGVKTMNSKESNLSQAGRGTMIKHVLNSIPVYQMGTFKLPSNLINQLTSIEKKFFWGHKYNRDSNPIAWQNLCTSKDLGGLAFRDLEKLNLALLTKLAWRICNDSEHLMFKLLSSKYFKSKDILHQNIEAKNCSFTWNGITKGLKIV; this is translated from the exons ATGAAATTCCTTTCTAGGCATCTTACTGCTGCTCAAGAAAACAAGTCAATTCCTGGTATTAAAGTGGTTGCTCTTGCACCAGCCATCAATCATATgttatttgcagatgactgctttATTTTCACTCAAGCAAACATTTCTTCAGTCAACAACTTATTAGAAGTTCTTCATATGTTCAGTTCTCAATCAGGGCAGGTTATCAACTTTGATAAATCTGCAGTCCACTTTAGCAAGAAGACTAAACCAGAAGTTGCAGCAACTATCACCAACATTCTTGGAGTCAAAACAATGAATTCAAAAGAAAG CAATCTTTCTCAAGCTGGTCGAGGAACAATGATCAAACATGTGCTTAATTCTATTCCTGTTTATCAGATGGGAACTTTCAAGCTCCCCAGTAATTTGATCAATCAGCTCACATCCATTGAAAAGAAATTCTTTTGGGGTCATAAATATAATAGAGATTCTAATCCTATAGCATGGCAAAATTTATGTACTTCTAAGGACCTAGGAGGTCTAGCTTTTAGGGATCTGGAAAAACTAAACCTTGCTCTTCTCACCAAATTAGCTTGGAGGATATGTAATGATTCAGAACATCTTATGTTCAAACTTTTGAGCAGCAAATACTTCAAAAGCAAGgacatacttcatcaaaatataGAAGCTAAAAATTGTTCCTTCACTTGGAATGGGATCACTAAAGGCTTGAAGATAGTGTAG